From uncultured Roseateles sp., the proteins below share one genomic window:
- a CDS encoding glycoside hydrolase family 16 protein: MARRDLLLPALLCLGLTNTAAQAAELFFDDFSYADTAALTAQGWTLRSKAGHPGVPGAAWAESAITVVDDGRQHGNRLLRLQASTDGTGAGTRQAQLCHQRKYLEGTYAARIRFTDTPVSGVDGDPIIQTFYAVSPLRFDFDPLFSELDWEYLANGGWASEKTRLYGISWQTVRLDPWQSHNQAHEEFVQLGAGDGWHVLMMQVAEGRIRWFLDGRQLVQHGGRNYPVVPMSINFNLWFSPGGLLPQSSEPRVYQQDVDWVLHARNVVLTPEQVLAQVGALRQAGTARLDQVPPAQPALDSRCDF; encoded by the coding sequence ATGGCTCGTCGCGATCTGCTGCTGCCCGCGCTGCTGTGCCTGGGTCTGACGAACACGGCGGCCCAGGCCGCCGAGCTCTTTTTCGATGACTTCAGCTATGCCGACACCGCCGCGCTGACCGCCCAGGGCTGGACCTTGCGCAGCAAGGCCGGCCATCCGGGCGTGCCCGGCGCGGCCTGGGCCGAGTCGGCCATCACCGTGGTGGACGATGGCCGGCAACACGGCAACCGTCTGTTGCGCCTGCAGGCCAGCACCGATGGCACCGGCGCCGGCACGCGCCAGGCCCAGCTGTGCCACCAGCGCAAGTATCTGGAAGGCACCTACGCCGCGCGCATCCGCTTCACCGACACACCGGTGTCGGGTGTCGATGGCGACCCCATCATCCAGACCTTCTATGCCGTCAGCCCGCTGAGGTTCGACTTCGACCCTCTGTTCAGCGAGCTTGATTGGGAGTACTTGGCCAATGGCGGCTGGGCCAGCGAGAAGACCAGGCTCTACGGCATCAGCTGGCAGACGGTGCGCCTCGACCCCTGGCAGTCCCACAACCAGGCGCACGAGGAGTTCGTGCAGCTGGGTGCTGGCGATGGCTGGCATGTGCTGATGATGCAGGTGGCCGAGGGCCGGATCCGCTGGTTCTTGGACGGGCGCCAGCTGGTCCAGCACGGCGGGCGCAACTACCCCGTCGTGCCGATGAGCATCAACTTCAACCTCTGGTTCTCGCCGGGCGGCCTGCTGCCGCAGAGCAGCGAGCCCCGCGTCTACCAGCAGGACGTGGATTGGGTGCTGCATGCCCGCAATGTGGTCCTGACGCCCGAGCAGGTGTTGGCCCAGGTGGGTGCGCTGCGCCAGGCCGGCACCGCGCGGCTGGACCAGGTGCCCCCGGCCCAGCCTGCGCTGGACAGCCGCTGCGACTTCTGA
- a CDS encoding heparan-alpha-glucosaminide N-acetyltransferase domain-containing protein, whose product MSTTASPRLASVDALRGLAVAAMLLVNNPGDWGHVYAPLEHAAWHGCTPTDLIFPFFLFIVGVSLALSLGPRVEAGMPPAPLARGVLERALRIFVLGLVLHLLAWWLMHKPEFRLLGVLQRIGLCFALTGGVLLYCRARTQWLLLMALLGLNAALLLGGDTLDKAGSLAARVDTALLGRFAYEWNGQLAFDPEGIVSTLGALCTCLLGLRAGEMLRHGRLTQLGLLGVAGLLLGYALTPWLPLNKQLWTSSFVLWTGGWACLTLALAHHLVDKRGWPALGRSFGVNAIAAYAGAWMCTVLLEGFGLMAPLYAWAFGGIQQAWGPEQASLAFALVFVGVWALIVRLLDRRGVYIKV is encoded by the coding sequence ATGAGCACAACGGCATCCCCTCGCCTGGCCTCGGTCGATGCGCTGCGGGGCCTGGCCGTGGCCGCGATGCTGCTGGTCAACAACCCGGGCGACTGGGGCCATGTCTACGCACCGCTGGAACATGCGGCCTGGCATGGCTGTACGCCCACCGATCTGATCTTCCCCTTCTTCCTGTTCATCGTCGGCGTGTCGCTGGCGCTGAGTCTGGGCCCGCGGGTCGAGGCCGGAATGCCGCCTGCACCTCTGGCGCGGGGTGTGCTGGAGCGTGCGCTGCGCATCTTCGTGCTCGGTCTGGTGCTGCACCTGCTCGCCTGGTGGCTGATGCACAAGCCGGAGTTCCGCCTGCTGGGTGTGCTGCAGCGCATAGGCCTGTGTTTTGCACTGACGGGCGGGGTGCTGCTGTACTGCCGCGCACGCACGCAATGGCTGTTGCTGATGGCGCTGCTGGGCCTGAATGCGGCCTTGCTGCTGGGCGGTGACACGCTGGACAAGGCCGGCAGCCTGGCCGCGCGCGTCGATACCGCGCTGCTGGGCCGCTTCGCCTACGAATGGAATGGCCAACTGGCCTTCGACCCCGAGGGCATTGTCTCGACCCTGGGTGCGCTGTGCACCTGCCTGCTGGGCCTGCGCGCCGGCGAGATGCTGCGCCACGGGCGACTGACGCAGCTGGGCCTGCTGGGCGTGGCCGGTCTGCTGCTGGGCTATGCGCTGACGCCCTGGCTGCCCCTCAACAAGCAGCTGTGGACCAGCAGCTTCGTGCTGTGGACCGGTGGCTGGGCCTGCCTGACCCTGGCCCTGGCCCATCACCTGGTCGACAAGCGCGGCTGGCCGGCGCTGGGCCGCAGCTTCGGCGTCAATGCGATCGCGGCCTATGCGGGTGCCTGGATGTGCACTGTGCTGCTGGAGGGGTTTGGCCTGATGGCCCCGCTTTACGCCTGGGCCTTCGGCGGCATTCAGCAGGCCTGGGGCCCGGAGCAGGCCTCGCTGGCCTTTGCCCTGGTTTTTGTGGGGGTCTGGGCGCTGATCGTGCGCCTGCTGGACCGACGCGGCGTGTACATCAAGGTCTGA
- a CDS encoding DUF6445 family protein has product MTDPYSIRMPPDIQSVMVGDHQLVFIDDFLEHPEALVDAACQSSFEPTPGFDERKGYPGVRATAPADYSSQLTGLLEPLIKLNFQVPEPLAVHKSACSFSLTTVPPDRLGPLQRTPHFDSSTPHHMAVLLYLCGSEHGGTGFYRHKATGLQQITPDTLDRYSDAYYAEIDRQPPPPRYFDDSDEHFSFLGMIPARFNRLVVYSGSLLHTACINPGLSISSDPRRGRLTVNTFYDFF; this is encoded by the coding sequence ATGACCGACCCCTATTCGATCCGAATGCCTCCCGACATCCAGTCGGTGATGGTCGGCGACCACCAGCTGGTCTTCATCGACGACTTCCTGGAGCATCCCGAGGCCCTGGTCGACGCCGCCTGCCAAAGCAGCTTCGAGCCGACACCCGGCTTTGACGAGCGAAAAGGCTATCCCGGTGTGCGTGCGACAGCGCCAGCGGATTACTCGTCGCAGCTCACCGGGCTGCTTGAGCCTTTGATCAAGCTGAACTTCCAGGTGCCCGAGCCGCTGGCCGTTCACAAGAGCGCCTGCTCCTTCTCGCTGACCACCGTACCGCCTGACCGCCTGGGGCCCTTGCAGCGCACGCCGCATTTCGATTCCAGCACGCCCCATCACATGGCCGTGCTGCTGTACCTGTGCGGGTCCGAGCACGGCGGGACCGGCTTCTACCGCCACAAGGCCACAGGGCTGCAGCAGATCACGCCCGACACGCTCGACCGCTATTCGGATGCCTACTACGCCGAGATCGACCGTCAGCCCCCGCCGCCGCGCTATTTCGACGATTCGGACGAGCACTTCAGCTTCCTGGGCATGATCCCGGCGCGCTTCAACCGGCTGGTGGTGTATTCCGGCAGCCTGCTGCACACCGCCTGCATCAACCCCGGGCTGAGCATCAGCAGCGATCCCCGCCGGGGGCGTTTGACGGTCAACACCTTCTACGACTTCTTCTAG
- a CDS encoding TonB-dependent receptor: MKVRKTPVATAVAFAIAGIALPLHAQAQAQPAADQLEQVVVTGIRASLQTAVNIKKNANAVVDAVSAEDVGKLPDADVGQALGRIPGISVGRDFGVGASVSIRGTDPQMTYTTLNGQSMASTGWYDQKAIDRSFNYSLLPSELIGGMEVYKTSQADLTEGGIGGTVIVKTRKPLDLPAGTGFASVKLGKGTISTDLDKEASALFSWKNPEKTIGILISGAVQKGDYMRRGIEADGRWSGDVVPGTFLQEKERSAVNLTLQARPAAGMELGLNYTRLEYKAPAGNTTHYAFTLQDPGKGYADTNACKLANPNPGLLCLKTTLDASNASSTFMQTWARDATMSSDSLVLNGSYKADGFKLEAVAGTTKADGGTSLTSNYSYVGWGNAPGMPKWMGTTDATGKQIVMTPSTDMTVNLSNLPTTSGPETWATARGPNKDKENFVQADATFDLNWGTLTAFKTGARATTHTFSKTEYRPTFVATAVTAPTASLFDGSMPVGTPGWSVPKPNLSAMFDLANANVSSWVESRGGYGELKEKNTALYGMFDFEKDQLHGNFGLRYIHTKASASAYSYDGTSDLANVVEANRGWSTTKKNTEASYNDVLPSLNLVYDLNKETKLRFAASKAITRPNYDNMFIGGSTAGWHDTLPGNETVTFGNIGLKPMESKQFDLGIEYYYGRGNLVALTYFHKKIDNFVTTDTLINQQIGLVSPDTGKDNWTINTYKNAGGGKINGIEAQINHAFGNGFGTSLNYTYTDATAPGKSYQDELNLFTLSSKHNANLVGYWENATYSARVAYNWRSKYMVRETGYYSNRMHDAFGSLDLSFGWNINDKLRLSFDVTNLLKKDDIQYGAAGAATTLRASLKEGYPAWSFLGEATYRVGLSAKF, encoded by the coding sequence ATGAAGGTTAGAAAAACACCCGTCGCAACCGCTGTTGCATTTGCGATCGCAGGCATTGCCTTGCCGCTGCACGCTCAAGCGCAGGCCCAGCCCGCTGCCGATCAGCTTGAGCAGGTGGTGGTCACCGGCATCCGTGCTTCGCTGCAAACGGCTGTGAACATCAAGAAGAATGCCAATGCCGTGGTGGACGCCGTGTCCGCCGAGGACGTGGGCAAGCTGCCGGACGCCGACGTTGGCCAGGCGCTGGGTCGCATTCCCGGCATCTCGGTCGGCCGCGACTTCGGCGTCGGCGCCTCGGTGTCGATCCGCGGCACCGACCCGCAGATGACCTACACCACGCTGAACGGCCAGTCCATGGCCTCGACCGGCTGGTATGACCAGAAGGCGATTGACCGCTCGTTCAACTACTCCCTGCTGCCCTCCGAGCTGATTGGCGGCATGGAGGTTTACAAGACCTCCCAGGCCGACCTGACCGAAGGCGGCATCGGCGGCACCGTGATCGTCAAGACCCGCAAGCCGCTGGACCTGCCGGCCGGCACCGGCTTCGCCAGCGTCAAGCTTGGCAAGGGCACGATCAGCACCGACCTGGACAAGGAAGCCTCGGCGCTGTTCAGCTGGAAGAACCCCGAAAAGACCATAGGCATACTGATTTCCGGTGCGGTGCAAAAGGGCGACTACATGCGCCGCGGCATCGAAGCCGACGGCCGCTGGTCCGGCGATGTGGTGCCGGGCACCTTCCTGCAAGAGAAGGAACGTTCGGCCGTCAACCTGACCTTGCAGGCCCGTCCGGCCGCAGGCATGGAGTTGGGCCTGAACTACACCCGCCTGGAGTACAAGGCTCCGGCCGGCAACACCACGCACTACGCGTTCACCTTGCAGGACCCGGGCAAGGGCTACGCTGATACCAATGCCTGCAAGCTCGCCAACCCCAATCCGGGCCTGCTGTGCCTGAAGACCACGCTGGATGCCAGCAATGCCTCCAGCACCTTCATGCAGACCTGGGCACGCGATGCCACGATGAGCTCGGACAGCCTGGTGCTGAACGGCTCCTACAAAGCCGACGGCTTCAAGCTGGAAGCCGTGGCCGGCACCACCAAGGCCGACGGCGGCACCTCGCTGACCAGCAACTACAGCTATGTCGGCTGGGGCAACGCGCCGGGCATGCCCAAGTGGATGGGCACGACCGATGCCACCGGCAAGCAGATCGTGATGACGCCCAGCACGGACATGACCGTCAATCTGTCCAATCTGCCGACGACCTCCGGCCCCGAGACCTGGGCCACGGCACGCGGCCCGAACAAGGACAAGGAGAACTTTGTCCAGGCCGATGCGACCTTCGACCTGAACTGGGGCACGCTGACCGCGTTCAAGACCGGTGCCCGGGCAACCACGCACACCTTCTCGAAGACGGAATACCGCCCCACCTTCGTCGCAACCGCGGTGACCGCACCGACCGCCAGCCTGTTCGACGGCTCCATGCCCGTCGGTACGCCGGGCTGGAGCGTGCCCAAGCCCAATCTGTCCGCGATGTTTGACCTGGCCAATGCCAACGTCAGCAGCTGGGTGGAGTCGCGCGGCGGCTACGGTGAGCTGAAGGAGAAGAACACGGCCCTGTATGGCATGTTCGACTTCGAGAAGGATCAGCTGCATGGCAACTTCGGCCTGCGCTACATCCACACCAAGGCCAGTGCCTCGGCCTACTCCTACGACGGCACGAGCGACCTGGCCAATGTGGTCGAGGCGAACCGCGGCTGGAGCACCACGAAGAAGAATACCGAGGCGTCCTACAACGACGTGCTGCCTAGCTTGAACCTGGTGTACGACCTGAACAAGGAGACGAAGCTGCGCTTTGCCGCCTCGAAGGCCATCACCCGCCCGAACTACGACAATATGTTCATCGGCGGCTCCACGGCGGGCTGGCATGACACGCTGCCGGGCAATGAGACGGTGACCTTCGGCAACATCGGCCTCAAGCCCATGGAGTCCAAGCAATTCGATCTGGGTATCGAGTACTACTACGGCCGGGGCAACCTGGTGGCGTTGACCTACTTCCACAAGAAGATCGATAACTTCGTCACCACCGACACGCTGATCAACCAGCAGATCGGCCTGGTCAGCCCGGACACGGGCAAGGACAACTGGACCATCAATACCTACAAGAATGCCGGCGGCGGCAAGATCAACGGTATCGAGGCCCAGATCAACCATGCCTTCGGCAACGGCTTCGGCACCTCGCTCAACTACACCTACACCGACGCGACGGCGCCCGGCAAGAGCTATCAGGACGAGCTGAACCTCTTCACCCTCTCGTCCAAGCACAACGCCAATCTGGTGGGCTACTGGGAAAATGCCACCTACTCCGCTCGCGTGGCCTACAACTGGCGCTCCAAGTACATGGTGCGCGAGACCGGCTACTACAGCAACCGCATGCACGACGCATTCGGCTCGCTGGACCTGAGCTTCGGCTGGAACATCAACGACAAGCTCCGCCTGAGCTTCGACGTGACCAATCTGCTGAAGAAGGACGATATCCAGTACGGTGCGGCCGGTGCTGCCACGACGCTGCGCGCCTCGCTGAAGGAGGGCTACCCCGCCTGGTCGTTCCTGGGTGAGGCCACCTATCGCGTCGGTCTGAGCGCGAAGTTCTGA
- the tuf gene encoding elongation factor Tu, whose protein sequence is MAKGKFERTKPHVNVGTIGHVDHGKTTLTAAITTVLSTKFGGEAKAYDQIDAAPEEKARGITINTAHVEYETANRHYAHVDCPGHADYVKNMITGAAQMDGAILVCSAADGPMPQTREHILLARQVGVPYIIVFLNKCDMVDDAELLELVEMEVRELLDKYDFPGDATPIIHGSAKLAMEGDKGPLGEQAIFKLADALDSYIPTPERAVDGAFLMPVEDVFSISGRGTVVTGRIERGIIKVGEEIEIVGIADTQKTTCTGVEMFRKLLDQGQAGDNVGILLRGTKREDVQRGQVLCKPGSVKPHTHFTAEIYVLSKEEGGRHTPFFNNYRPQFYFRTTDVTGAVELPKDKEMVMPGDNVSITVKLIAPIAMEEGLRFAIREGGRTVGAGVVATILA, encoded by the coding sequence ATGGCAAAAGGCAAGTTTGAACGCACCAAGCCCCACGTGAACGTGGGCACGATTGGTCACGTTGACCATGGCAAGACGACGCTGACGGCGGCGATCACGACGGTGCTGTCCACCAAGTTCGGCGGCGAAGCCAAGGCGTACGACCAGATCGACGCGGCTCCGGAAGAAAAGGCGCGTGGTATCACGATCAACACCGCCCACGTCGAGTACGAAACGGCCAACCGCCACTACGCTCACGTTGACTGCCCCGGCCACGCTGACTATGTGAAGAACATGATCACCGGCGCCGCACAGATGGACGGCGCGATCCTGGTGTGCTCGGCCGCTGACGGCCCCATGCCCCAGACCCGCGAACACATCCTGCTGGCCCGCCAGGTGGGCGTGCCTTACATCATCGTGTTCCTGAACAAGTGCGACATGGTCGACGACGCCGAGCTGCTCGAGCTGGTCGAAATGGAAGTGCGCGAGCTGCTGGACAAGTACGACTTCCCCGGCGACGCCACCCCCATCATCCACGGCAGCGCCAAGCTGGCCATGGAAGGCGACAAGGGCCCCCTGGGCGAACAAGCCATCTTCAAGCTGGCCGACGCACTGGACAGCTACATCCCCACGCCTGAGCGTGCCGTGGACGGCGCCTTCCTGATGCCCGTGGAAGACGTGTTCTCGATCTCGGGTCGCGGCACCGTGGTGACCGGCCGTATCGAGCGCGGCATCATCAAGGTCGGCGAAGAAATCGAAATCGTCGGCATCGCCGACACCCAGAAGACCACCTGCACCGGCGTGGAAATGTTCCGCAAGCTGCTGGACCAAGGTCAAGCGGGCGACAACGTGGGCATCCTGCTGCGCGGCACCAAGCGCGAGGACGTGCAGCGCGGCCAAGTGCTGTGCAAGCCCGGTTCGGTCAAGCCGCACACCCACTTCACGGCAGAAATCTATGTTCTGTCCAAGGAAGAGGGCGGCCGCCACACGCCGTTCTTCAACAACTACCGTCCCCAGTTCTACTTCCGCACGACGGACGTGACGGGTGCCGTGGAGCTGCCGAAGGACAAGGAAATGGTCATGCCTGGCGACAACGTCAGCATCACCGTGAAGCTGATCGCACCGATCGCCATGGAAGAAGGCCTGCGTTTCGCCATCCGTGAAGGCGGTCGTACCGTCGGCGCCGGCGTCGTGGCCACCATCCTGGCCTGA
- the secE gene encoding preprotein translocase subunit SecE: MSNSQVETVSTSADKARVAGAIALVVAALFAFYALSKQGPIAQWGALLVLLAAAAGAFLTSEWGKALIAYGHESTREVRKVVWPSRKEAMQMTGYVFAFVFVMALFLWLTDKTLEWAIFDLILGWRR, translated from the coding sequence ATGAGTAATTCCCAAGTCGAGACAGTCAGCACGTCTGCCGACAAGGCGCGCGTTGCTGGCGCCATTGCGTTGGTGGTGGCTGCGCTGTTCGCGTTCTATGCGCTGAGCAAGCAGGGCCCGATCGCGCAATGGGGCGCTCTGCTGGTCTTGCTGGCAGCGGCGGCCGGCGCCTTTCTGACTTCCGAATGGGGCAAGGCGCTGATTGCCTATGGTCATGAGTCCACCCGCGAAGTGCGCAAGGTGGTCTGGCCCAGCCGCAAGGAAGCGATGCAGATGACGGGCTATGTGTTTGCCTTCGTGTTTGTGATGGCCTTGTTTCTGTGGTTGACCGACAAGACCTTGGAATGGGCCATTTTTGACCTGATCCTGGGCTGGCGCCGCTAA
- the nusG gene encoding transcription termination/antitermination protein NusG produces the protein MSEQQAAASPEAVGPAKRWYVVHAYSGMEKAVERNLRERIDRAGMQDKFGRILVPTEEVVELKNGKKAVTERRFFPGYVLVEMAMEDDTWHLVKHTSKVTGFVGGAKNRPSPISEAEVMKIVNQMQEGIEKPRPKVEWVVGELVRVKEGPFTDFNGAIEEVNYDKSKVRVSVTIFGRATPVELDFSQVEKV, from the coding sequence ATGAGCGAACAGCAAGCAGCAGCAAGCCCGGAAGCGGTTGGCCCGGCCAAGCGTTGGTATGTGGTGCACGCCTATTCCGGCATGGAAAAGGCCGTTGAGCGCAATCTGCGCGAGCGCATCGACCGCGCCGGCATGCAAGACAAGTTCGGCCGCATCCTGGTACCCACCGAAGAAGTCGTCGAGCTGAAGAACGGCAAGAAGGCCGTCACCGAGCGCCGTTTCTTCCCTGGCTATGTGCTGGTGGAAATGGCCATGGAAGACGACACCTGGCACTTGGTCAAGCACACCTCCAAGGTGACCGGCTTTGTGGGTGGCGCGAAGAACCGCCCCTCGCCGATCTCGGAAGCCGAGGTGATGAAGATCGTCAACCAGATGCAGGAAGGCATCGAGAAGCCCCGGCCCAAGGTCGAGTGGGTGGTGGGCGAGCTGGTGCGTGTCAAGGAAGGTCCGTTCACCGACTTCAACGGCGCGATCGAGGAAGTCAATTACGACAAGTCCAAGGTGCGCGTCTCGGTCACGATTTTCGGCCGCGCCACACCGGTGGAGCTGGACTTCTCGCAGGTCGAGAAGGTTTAA